The nucleotide window TCACCGCTGTCGCCGTGCCCCCGTAGATCCAGCAATAGGCAGCTGACTTCCGGGTAGCGGTAGTGCAAAAAGTCCACCTGCTGGAAATACGACTGTGCTGTAAGGGTGAACCCGTGGATGAACACCACTGTCACGGGGCCACTGCCCTGACTGTGGTAGTAGCGCACCGGCAGGTCACCGCACCAGCCGGGCGTGAGGTCGGTCCGCTTGTTCGACTGCATGTTTGTAGAGACTACTCTGGAAGCTATGTCTGATTCTTTTACACCCCGTGTCGTCAACATCATCAGCGATGCCACGGGGCTTGATGCGCCGATGATTACCCCTGAGTCGACCATCGATGGTTTGGGGATCGATTCGCTGTCTCTCATCGATATCTGCGTCCGTTGCGAAGACGAATTCGGTGTGCGCATCACCGATGAGGACGCGCTGGGGTGGCGAACCATCGCCGACATGGTGGATTTTGTCGACGGCCACAGCAGCCGTTAGCTCAGGCAGGCGCTGAATCCGTGCTGCTGCGCTAGCTGAGTCAGTGCGTCGGCGAAGTCGGCTAGTTCGTCGGTGACAGCGTCGATGCGTTGGGTGCAGCCGATGGTTGCCGGCAGGTGGGACCGGCGCCATAAGGTGCACGGGTCTGGGTAGTCGCATGATGACGCCGCGGGGGTTGGCAGGCTCTGCAGCATCAACTGTTCCACGTGCCGGCGTAGTGAGCGCGGCATATTGGTTATTTCTAGCAGTGCGGTGGTGTGGGTGGGTTCGATCGTTGGTGTTGCTGTGGTTGTTTCCTGTTTCACGGGTGGGGTCTTTCGCTTCGGTTCGACAGTCGTCTTCCCCAACGTTGTCGCGTTCGAAGCCTGCGGACTTGTGTGCCCGCGCTACAGCCTCAAAGGTAGGCAACTATAACCCCACCAGCAACTCTAAACCACAACTTTAACCAGCATATGGGGGTGTTAATGCGCCACTGAGCTCGTCGTTGAACTCCGCCCACAGCGGTTTAGCCCAGGGGCCAAACGCCCGATCCGTCAGCACCACACAACCTCGCTCGGCTTGCGGATCAACCCACATGAAGGTGCCCGATTGTCCGAAGTGCCCGACAGTGCGCGCCGGCAGGCGCGTGCCTGTCCAATGCTCCCTGCCTGCCGTTCCCTTGCTGCCTTTGACCTCGAAGCCCAGCCCCCACGGGCACGGGGTAAACGATCCATAGCCGGGAACCACACCTGCCAGCTCCGGGTACTGGATACTCAGCATCTCCTTTAGCGTGCTGGGGTGAATGAGGCTCGGCTGCAGAACTTCCTTAACAAACGTCATGACGTCGCGCAGGCTTGCGGTCACCCCATGGCCTGCGGATCCATCCAGCGTGGCGCCTAACCCCAAGGGCTCGCAGAGGGCTTGGCGGAAGTACTCGGGGAAGGCGATACCCGTTTCCGCTTCGACTGCGTCTGCGAGCAGCTCAAAACCAGCGCTGGAATAGATGCGCCGCTGCCCCACTGGTTTCTGGGGCTCAGGGGTATCGAAGCCAACCCCTGATGCGTGGGCAAGCAAGTGCCGGACTGTGGATCCTTCCGGCCCGCAGGCAGTATCCCACTCGAAGACACCCTCTTCGACGGCAACCGCAACCGCATAGGCCACTAAAGGTTTGGTGACGCTCGCCAGCGGGAATCGATAGTCAGTATCGACGGTACCGGCGTAGTAGGTCTTGCCTTGATCGATGAGTCCAGCGGCGACCGAGTCCACCGGCCAGTCATCAACCTGGGCGAGCGTGCGGGCAAGGGGGTCTGTGTGGGGAGGTTGCTGCATGCCCCTAATGCTAAATTGATCCCCTGCGCTGGAGGAAACTGCTATCGACATGCTCTGCTTCCGTCATCTCTCTTGCTGCTGATGTCCCACGCCGACGACAAAACGATCAACAATGTCGACACCATGGTCCTGGGTGCCGCCTGGCAGCAGATGGGCGCTGACGTCACCATCAACGAAGCCCCTCGGAGCCACTAGTGGCTGCTCTGCAGGCGGGGCACGAGTACATGGTGTTTCGCAGTGATGCTTTGATCGTCGATTGGTTCAATCGCTCCCTGCGCGAGGAGGATCGCTAACTATCCTCCTCGCGCCCCGTGACGTCGCGGTCTGCGTCTCCGGTGTCTGCGGGCGTGTCATTCGTGCCCTCTGGCGTCGTGTCGGCAGTTGCTTCCGCGTGGCCTATACCTGCATCGTGGAGGCTCTCAGCGAGCTTCTCAGCGAAATCCTCACGCACATCCTCCGAGATGTGCAGAGCATCCTCCCACATCTGCCGCTCCTGGGCGATGCCCTGCTCACGCCCCTGTGCACGCGCGCTCTTGAGCTTCTGTCCGAACTGCCGAGCAGTCATATTCACCGGCGCCCAATCCGGATTAGTTGGCAGAACCCACCCACGCCAATAGGCCAAAATCGCAGATCCCGCGCCCACCGTCGTGGCGACAAGCATCCCCGCGGCGTCATGACCCATCATGTGGAACAAAACCATCACCGCACTACCCAACAAAGCGGGTGTCGCATACAGTTTATTGCCCCCAAAAATTGCGGGCACGCTCCCCGTTGCGATGTCGCGAATCATGCCGCCACCAACAGCGGTCAGAACACCCATGAACAATGCACTGGCCAAAGGCATCCCGTAGGTCAGGGCTTTAGTCGAACCGGTAACCGCCCACACACCCAAAATCACCGCATCAGCATGGGCCTCAAACAACTCCCACGCCCGGCCACGCAGATGGATGAGCATCGCCAACAGGCCACCCAAAATCGCGAAACCCATATACATCGGCTCAGCAATCGCCGCTGGTGTACCCCGCTGCATCAACGTGTCACGCAACATGCCGCCCCCGAGGGCAGAAAACAACGCCAAGAAGCTAAAACCGATGATGTCGAAGCCACGCTGCCGCGCGATCGTGCCGCCAATGGCGCCATTAAGCACAACGCCAATCAAGTCCAAGCTGCGATACAAAGCGAGAATGGTGGGATCTACAGTGGGCATGAGAGATAACTTACATACGACAAAACCCCCGACACAACGTTAGTAACGTGTCGGGGGTGAAACGCTCCCCCAACTGGACTCGAACCAGTAACCCTTCGATTAACAGTCGAATGCTCTGCCAATTGAGCTATGGGGGAATACTTGCGCTTGAACAACCGCTAAGGGTGCTCGCTGCAACGAGATAAGACTATATAACCCTCGCTGGGATTGGTGCAAATCTGCACCTCATAACCCACCTCGACAGCTTCTTTCTCCACGGCTTTTACCCCTGAGCGGCCCCGCCTCTATACTGATTGAGTTGCCTCGCTACCCGCGGGGTGACGGTTGGGGCTATAGCTCAGTCGGTTAGAGCCGCGGACTCATAATCCGTTGGTCCCGGGTTCGAGC belongs to Corynebacterium argentoratense DSM 44202 and includes:
- a CDS encoding acyl carrier protein, yielding MSDSFTPRVVNIISDATGLDAPMITPESTIDGLGIDSLSLIDICVRCEDEFGVRITDEDALGWRTIADMVDFVDGHSSR
- a CDS encoding serine hydrolase domain-containing protein produces the protein MQQPPHTDPLARTLAQVDDWPVDSVAAGLIDQGKTYYAGTVDTDYRFPLASVTKPLVAYAVAVAVEEGVFEWDTACGPEGSTVRHLLAHASGVGFDTPEPQKPVGQRRIYSSAGFELLADAVEAETGIAFPEYFRQALCEPLGLGATLDGSAGHGVTASLRDVMTFVKEVLQPSLIHPSTLKEMLSIQYPELAGVVPGYGSFTPCPWGLGFEVKGSKGTAGREHWTGTRLPARTVGHFGQSGTFMWVDPQAERGCVVLTDRAFGPWAKPLWAEFNDELSGALTPPYAG